In Brassica napus cultivar Da-Ae chromosome A3, Da-Ae, whole genome shotgun sequence, the sequence GACATAAATATCGAATGGATcctgttttttggtattttgggttatgggtattatccgaaccgaacccggacctaaatggatatccgatagaacccgaaacatttaaaatcacaaaaagaatttctaccaaatatgatcttaattcttaatatgtatccaaaatactttaagatattattgaacttctaaaataattatctgttACATCAAATGAAGATTGATGGTGGAATGTGGCGGTTGATgcctgaagtttttagattttggttttgtttttattgaataatgtttctcatttcatgagaacttattttttgttttatgatttcatttatatggttttctttatatcactaactatgtttatctttcgcttgattttgaatgatcacgtttgatgttttttcttatttttgaatcgattttacttatgttttggctattaaaatatgtacaaatcatgtattttaaattcgaagaaccgattttatttatgttttagttacaaaataggtacaaatcaggtatttttaaaccgaagaaccgattgggacccgaacccgaaagtacaatgggttataccggttctttgaagatttactaaccccgacccgaacctgatagaacccgaaccggtcccgaaccgaacttttatataacccgaatggggttgattttgataaacccaaaaaaccgaaacccgaatggataaaaccgaaacccgattgggactccgaatgcccatgcctaggTTATACTGTTTAAAGTAACCGAACTATGAAATTCAATACGCCAAGGTTCCGTATAACATGTACGTCTGCATAAGAAGTATTTTAGAACAGTGCTAATTTCCAAGACCAACTATTATTGCAATCTACAAGCAGTAACAGTAACAGgtctaaattttattaaaattgcaACCATGCGTATATAAAAAATGAAGCATATATATTCTtgtgacaagaaaaaaaacaatttcttatTTCGAGCAGCTGGCTGTTTTTAACTGTTTTCTTAAGGCAAATCCGCTTtatcattaagaaaaaaaagatagtaTAATTTGGTATAGTGGTCATACCGGTGGGGGCCTTCAGCCGTGTGCGCTTTTACTAGTGGGGTTTAAGGGGTGCGGTGCTCACCTggatagataataatataaattattttatgtgaaTCCCTTaattattaaaagttataaGTGAGGATTTGTGTAATCTTTAATAGAAGAAGTATGTGATTTGCGCAGAATCAATTTCTGTTGAATCATTTCCTATGGAGTAACAATTGATTCCTTGCTTTAACagagagatttttttcttataatggaacaaatatatcatattacccaaatattagtaaatagatacataaattgttttatttgattatacATATAACagataattttcttaaaatttcatTCTACATTCAATTAGTAACAAACAATCGACTGATTGAGTATGTAATGGTTATTATCATTTATCACCTCCTCTTTACTCACCTCTATTTGCTACATAAGAATTTAGCAGTAAGCTTAATCGAGGCCCAATAAAGGCCTATTGGGCTACATTAACCGTTGAGCAAAAATGTTTGTCCGTAGAGTATGACTAGTGTAAAAGAAATGTGAAGGCAAACCAAATAGTAcattaacaacaacaaaaaagaaatgcaccagccgggaatcgaacccgggtctgtACCGTGGCAGGGTACTATTCTACCACTAGACCACTGGTGCTTGTTGTATGCTTTAACACGACAAAGAATTATGTCTTCATATATTTGTTCACCTATTTTGAGTGGATTTAGTGAAAGTGGAACAAGTGGAGCGAGAAGATGGAGAAAATGGTTGATCTCTTCCTCATAGTCTGATAGATTCAGCAGTTGATATAGTAGCTTTAGGACTCAACCGTGAAACCCAGTTGCCAAAAAGGGTGTGTCATGTGTGATATGAATCTTGTAGTTTGCTTTTCTACTTTAGCCCTAGTGATTTTGTTACTGTTGTCATCTACAACAATTTGATTGTTGTGAGTTTTTTTCAAGTGTGACTATAGTGGTGGCGTGTCTGATGAGAAAGCACGGCATGGGCTTCTCTAAAGCTATGGAGCTTGTAAAGAGTCAGCTACCTCAAGCATCACCTAACTTTGGTTTCATTTCTCAGCTCCAGCAATTTGAAAAATCTatcaaaagtatatatatgattctttcTTTCAGTATAACAACGGTGATTAAGGCTGAACTATCAACTCGTATTGTATTTGATACAATCTATTCTCTTTTTTGGTTACACGCAGTACATGATGAGGATCCAGCTGATAAAAAGATAGTGGCATGAACTCTCAAGGGTAATACGAAGAAGTCTCAAGAGGTTTCGTGCTGTGAAGGATTTTTCTTGTGAAAATTTTGATAGTGAACTCTTTGCCATGTCCATTTGCCTattgaaataaatgaaaacGCAGAATTTACATTTCTTCTGTTActacaattaatattttcgtagaggatgattttttttttcgctAATAGAGGATGAATTCACTTAACCAAGACTAAATCAgattgaattgtttttttttacccttGCGTAGTTGCAGCAAATGTGAACGTCATTAGATTGTCAGTACACTGTATAGATAGATAGTTGCATATaagcattatgtttttttttttgactaaaaataTAAGCATTATGTTAATGCataaataatatgttttctCAAGAAAGTTggaaaaacaataataattactACTAGTAATCAGAATTTCATAATAAGTTACCGTACCTTAACGAAGTTGTTAGTTTTAATTTGTCAAATAGAATTCATACAACCAAATTCTATATACTTTTGTGGATAAGATATTAAGTGTATACTTGCTCTTGTGTCAACACATATTGATCGAGCGTGAGTTTTCTTAttggaattttattttattgttttcttcTCGATCAGTATTTTATAGCGTGATAGGCCATGGAAATATTGAATAGCGAAAGTGGAGTTAAATGGGGCATGCACCTTTGCATGTCTTATAGCATAACATTGGCAGCTACAAACATATGTCACCAACATTTTCTTTCCAGCTTCCACATTTTTGGGACTTCATTAGGAtagaagttcaaaaaaaaaatcttacataTTCGCATTTGTTAGTTTAACAATAAGTTAAACTATGTGTTATTCCAGTGGATTTGTTGCATAGAGAAAATTGTGTGTCACTCTAGCAACTTCACTTTGTTctatctctccctttctcttgTTAGCTTGTTCCCTTTCTCCCTTCCCAACCTTTTGCTTTAGGTTACAAACTTAAGATCGTATAAAAATGAAGTTTGGAACATGCATTTGAGAATTTTAGATATTGTTAGCTTTTACTAATTAAATAGAACCGAAAATTTTACAATACctcttttattaaaaacatactAGTTTTGGGAGGAATCTTAATGAGCCGTCCATGTCGTTGGAGACTCATGAAAGAAACTTAAACAACTTAAGTTTGCTACAAAGGTATATCATCTTTCTTGTAAAGTCTATTAATTAATTCATGCAAAGTGATCCATATCAAAAAAAACAATAGCATGGGGTTTCGATCGTAAAGTAAAACTATGGATAATCATGGAGATTGGAGAATAAAAAAACACTCTGGctaataattttgttatattaaaGAAGGGCCTTcgatattagtttttttttgggtaaggAATCTCGGTAATTAAGAACTAAAAGGAGGCACAAGGGTAGAAACTAGAAGTAAAAGAAGGTGGTTCAAAGGCATGCAATCTAAATGAAAATAcgatataaaatcataaaagacCTCACGCAGTGAATGTAAATGTAAATGTATCCAACTTCACAAACGTGACGTATCTTTGTGTATGCATACCTTTCTCTACTGTATATACATATTGTTCATAGtaataagaaagagagaaagttaATATGAGACAAAAGAATGTCACGAGATAGCGACATAGTGCATTTATGAACCcttgaaaaaaaagaactctAACCCTAGCTATCTCTTGTTGTTACGGCTGTATAAATACCACGTTGTTTTGAAGAATGTGTCAAAAAAGAAAGTGAAAGGTGATCATCTGCCCCATCTTCATCCTATAGATAGGAACCTCGAAGAGATATATTTGACAATTTAATCAACGATCATGTCTCACATCGCTGTTGAGAGGAATCGAAGAAGGCAAATGAATGAGCATCTTAAATCCCTTCGTTCTTTGACTCCTTGTTTCTATATCAAAAGGGTAACTTTCATGTTATATCTACTTCCCTTCGTACtcaatttcatttaattttatcCAAGAGATTAGGAATTGTTTCAAGAGTTAATGATCGGTGATTTCTCTGTTGAAGTATTTTCAAAGggatttagcaaaaaaaaaaaaaaaattcaaagggTCATTAAGTTTGATTTTCCAGATAATTGAACGAACcttctcgattttttttttctttttcaagagCCAAAGAAAAAATTTGTGTGGAAACAAAAGGTTTTAGATTCGTTATGACTCATGCATGGTAATCTTTCTAATTTTGGGAagatatgtgtgtgtgtgttgatagactacatatattttattgttaacatattaaaacaaattactaCTTGCATGCaccaatatataataaatatggtCTTGTTTTCGATGATTGAACGGTATTAGGGAGATCAAGCTTCGATAATCGGAGGAGTGGTAGAGTTCATCAAAGAGCTTCAGCAACTGGTGCAAGTTCTCGAGTCTAAGAAACGTCGAAAGACACTAAACCGGCCTTCTTTTCCTTACGATCACCAAACACTCGAGCCATCCATATTAGCCGCAgccgccaccaccaccaacaCAACCACTAGAGTGCCGTTTAGTCGAATCGAGAATGTAATGACCACAAGCACATTCAAGGAAGTGGGAGCATGTTGCAATTCCCCTCATGCTAACGTCGAAGCCAAGATCTCAGGCTCTAACGTTGTACTGAGAGTTGTCTCTAGGCGAATTGAGGGGCAGCTGGTGAGGATCATATCTGTCTTGGAGAAACTATCTCTTCAGGTTCTTCATCTCAACATTAGCAGCATGGAGGAGACTGTGTTGTACTTCTTTGTTGTTAAGGTACATGGATCAAGTATTAGTGATATAAGCTTTATATTGTGTATACATGGATCAAATAAAATTAGgttaaaatataactaaattacATATGCAGATAGGACTGGAGTGTCACTTAAGCTTGGAGGATCTAACCCTTGAGGTTCAGAAAAGCTTTGTGCCTGAAGTCATCGTTCCTACCAACTAAAACCAAAAGTATACACGTACTAGCGTCATCGCATGTATGGGTTACATGAGCATACTCGACACCTTGCTAGAAACAAGCCCAAATAAACTTAATTATTATGTGACTTGTATtacttatgttttacttttagtttttttttgtatcccaACTCGATCAAAGTTGTAATTTTCCATAATAATAATCCGAGATTATGCTCTAACTATGGGAACTGGGACTGAATGAGTATCATAAGAATGAGGTTACACCATGTATAAGACAAGATCCATATATagtggatatatatatagtggggAAAAAGGAtctttcatataattttttttataagtgaTCTTTCATATAATGATCCGTGTAATATATACAACTCCAATTCCAGCAAGACTCCTTATCCCTTTTATACGATTTTATcaaatagaaaatttattaatatataagagtaCCAAAAGTGTGAATATTCATTACTAGTCATGATCTGGTATCTACCGAATTTGTTCATAGCAGTTTCCtatattcataatttattttcttgattagCAAATAAAAAGTCACATGAAGGAGAATAACATGAACTTCAACATAATTTAACATGCGTCCAAATTTACATTATAATTCTATAAAAATAGTGAAACCATCACATGATATCGCAGCTTGATGTGTTCTCCTCGTTAGAGACATGAGAGTATTGATCATTCCCATGAGGTGGATACGGGTATGGATCATAAGGATTCGGATATTGGTGTAGGTGTATGTGCGGTGGCATATAGTTAACTGCCAGTGGTGGCCTTGCGTACATAATTGGTTGGAACCGTTCGTTTTCCATAGCACGTTGCTGGTTCATAACCGCTGCTAAatactgttgttgttgttgttgatgttgCATTTGAATTGGATCTGGCCCGGCCCTTTGGAAATAACCTGGCGGTATACTGCTTGCACCGGTGGCCGGTAATCCATGAACCGCCGGAATATTCCCCATCAGACCACCCATACCCATTAGACCACCTATTGGCATAGTCATGTTTGATGGTCCTGCACCTCCCATGGGACATAAACCGGCCGGAATATTTCCCATGGGATCACCCATACCCATTAGACAACCAATTGGCATGCTTATGTTTGGTGGTACTCCGCCTCCCATGGGAATAAAACCGGCCGGAAGTCCACCACCTCCGCCGTTAAGCTTCTTTCCGACGTTTGGACCACCGCCATTTTTACCATCTTGTTGATGTACACCATTGGCGTTTTGGCCGCCGTTCTTGCCTCCGCCTTGGTTTTGATTTCCAGCGCCGCCAGAATCACCTTTTCCACCGCCACCGCCGTTCGGTTCACCTTTGCCACTGCCGTAAACTCCCTTACCGCCGTTTTTGGTGGGACCACCGCCAAGATTGGCGTTCATCATCATCTGTTGATTATTAGGCATCATCATCTTATTAGACGGAGAAGGGAAATCATCaaactcatcatcatcagagtcctCGTCACCAGCATCAGTAAACTCGTCATCGTCATCACTAAAATAATCATCCTCCTCCTCAGGAACATTGAACTTTGCTCCTGGCTGGTTTTGGTTCTTGTTCTCAAGAACAGAGCCCTTCAAATCCTTTAACTGCTGAGGAAGCTTCGTATCTTGAAACCCTTTCATCTTCTGTATCTGGTGTGGATTGTTACCTCCACCTCCACTTCCAACATTCTTCGGGCATTTATCGTTGTTATTGTTCTTACCACCGCTGCCTTTTTTGTTGTCAATCTGCATTTCCTTTAACTGATTCACCAAGTGAGAGTCATGAGACTGATTTGGATTGTTGTTGCCCTTTGGAGCTCCCCAGACTTCAGCATGTTTACCAGATTTGGCGAGCTTCTCGATGAGAACTAAAGGATCTACGCTCCCGGAGACAGAGACAGTCACTTTCCCTTGGTCTGCATCAATCTTGGTCGTGAAAACACCTGAATTTTTTGTTTCagacaaaacacaaaataaGTTTCAAGACTTAGAAAAAAAG encodes:
- the LOC106443926 gene encoding heavy metal-associated isoprenylated plant protein 32-like isoform X1 is translated as MSKEEFMNIQTCVLKVNIHCEGCKQKVKKILQKIEGVFTTKIDADQGKVTVSVSGSVDPLVLIEKLAKSGKHAEVWGAPKGNNNPNQSHDSHLVNQLKEMQIDNKKGSGGKNNNNDKCPKNVGSGGGGNNPHQIQKMKGFQDTKLPQQLKDLKGSVLENKNQNQPGAKFNVPEEEDDYFSDDDDEFTDAGDEDSDDDEFDDFPSPSNKMMMPNNQQMMMNANLGGGPTKNGGKGVYGSGKGEPNGGGGGKGDSGGAGNQNQGGGKNGGQNANGVHQQDGKNGGGPNVGKKLNGGGGGLPAGFIPMGGGVPPNISMPIGCLMGMGDPMGNIPAGLCPMGGAGPSNMTMPIGGLMGMGGLMGNIPAVHGLPATGASSIPPGYFQRAGPDPIQMQHQQQQQQYLAAVMNQQRAMENERFQPIMYARPPLAVNYMPPHIHLHQYPNPYDPYPYPPHGNDQYSHVSNEENTSSCDIM
- the LOC106443927 gene encoding transcription factor MUTE, with product MSHIAVERNRRRQMNEHLKSLRSLTPCFYIKRGDQASIIGGVVEFIKELQQLVQVLESKKRRKTLNRPSFPYDHQTLEPSILAAAATTTNTTTRVPFSRIENVMTTSTFKEVGACCNSPHANVEAKISGSNVVLRVVSRRIEGQLVRIISVLEKLSLQVLHLNISSMEETVLYFFVVKIGLECHLSLEDLTLEVQKSFVPEVIVPTN
- the LOC106443926 gene encoding heavy metal-associated isoprenylated plant protein 32-like isoform X2; translated protein: MSKEEFMNIQTCVLKVNIHCEGCKQKVKKILQKIEGVFTTKIDADQGKVTVSVSGSVDPLVLIEKLAKSGKHAEVWGAPKGNNNPNQSHDSHLVNQLKEMQIDNKKGSGGKNNNNDKCPKNVGSGGGGNNPHQIQKMKGFQDTKLPQQLKDLKGSVLENKNQNQPGAKFNVPEEEDDYFSDDDDEFTDAGDEDSDDDEFDDFPSPSNKMMMPNNQQMMMNANLGGGPTKNGGKGVYGSGKGEPNGGGGGKGDSGGAGNQNQGGGKNGGQNANGVHQQDGKNGGGPNVGKKTTTTTVFSSGYEPATCYGKRTVPTNYVRKATTGS